The sequence TCCGTGGGCGGCCGCAGAGAAACGCCGGCACCAGGATCCGCCGGGTAGTCCTCTCGGAGAGATGGCGCCGGCCGGGATCGGTGGACCCGCGCATCTTCGCCCGACTCGTCCCGCAAATCCGTCTCCCGGTCGACGAAGCTGCGAAGCTGGATGCCGTCATCATCCCCCACCCCCGTCGCCTTCATGCTCCTTCCAGAGTGGGAACTGCAGAGGCGTCGAAGCAGGAGCCGTCCCGTGAGCGTCGCGTCCACCCTTCCCCTCATCCGCCGTCCGCTCGCCGAGGGCTGGCGCGTCCGCCCGAACGGCGGCCCCGCACAGGTGGCCGATGCGTGGATCCCCGCCGTCGTCCCCGGTGTGGTGCATCTCGACCTGCTGCGGGCGGGCCTCATCCCCGACCCGTACCTCGACGACAATGAATCCGCCCTCGCGTGGATCGGTCTCGTGGACTGGACCTACGAGGGCAGCTTCGCGCTCGAGTCGGAGGAGCAGGCGGCCGATCGTCACGAGCTCGTGTTCGACGGGCTCGACACCGTGGCGACCGTCACCGTGAACGGGCGGGTGATCGCCGAGGTCGCCAACCAGCATCGCTCCTATCGACTGGACGTGACCGACCTGCTCACCACCGGCGACAACACGGTCACCGTCGCCTTCCGCAGCCCGGTCCGGTACGCCGACGCGCAGAGCGTGGCGCTGGGTGCGCGCCCACGCCCCTACCCCTCGCCGTTCAACGCCCTGCGCAAGTCGGCGTGCAGCTTCGGCTGGGACTGGGGCATCGCCACCTACTCGAGCGGCATCTGGCGCGAGGTGCGTCTGGAGTCCTGGTCCGACGCCCGCCTGAGCGACGTCCGCGTCCACGCGACACCGGACGGCACCGACGGCACGGTGCGCGTCGCCGTCGAGATCGAGCGCGCCTCGGCGCTCCCGCTCGACCTGACGGTCCAGGTCGCGGGGACCGTGCAGACGGTTCCGATCGCCGCCTCGGAGACGTCGGCGGAGATCGAGGTCCGGGTGAGCGACGTCGAACGGTGGTGGCCCGCCGGCCATGGCGCTCAGCCGCTGTACGACGTCGAGATCGCCCTCCTGGACGACGGCACGGCGCTGGACTCCGCGACCAGACGCGTCGGGTTCCGCGATCTGCGCTGGGACACCACCGCGGATGCATCCGGCACACCGTTCACCCTGTTCGTGAACGACCGCCCGATCTACGTGAAGGGCGTGAACTGGATTCCCGACGACGCGTTCCCGAGCCGGGTCGACCGCGACCGGTATCGCACCCGACTCGAGCAGGCGAAGGCGGCGAACCTCAACCTGGTCCGCGTCTGGGGCGGGGGGATCTACGAGTCCGAGGACTTCTACGATCTCGCCGACGAGCTCGGCCTGCTGGTCTGGCAGGACTTCCTGTTCGCGTGCGCCGCGTACGCGGAGGAGGATCCGCTGCGCGCCGAGATCGAGGCGGAAGCGCGGGAGAACGTCGCACGCCTCGCGCACCGCGCCTCACTCGCGCTGCTCACGGGCAACAACGAGAACACCTGGGGATACGAGGACTGGGGCTGGAAGACGCTGCTCGACGGCAAGAGCTGGGGCGCGCACTACTACTACGAGCTGTTCCCGGCGATCATCGACGAACTCGCGCCGCACGTGCCGTATGCACCCGGAAGCCCCTTCAGCCCGGGCGCGGGGTGGGACGGGCGTCAGCAGACCGGACCGCATCCCAATGACGAGGCGCACGGCACCATGCACCTGTGGGAGCAGTGGAACCGCCGCGACTGGCCGACGTACCGCGACCATCGCCCCCGGTTCGTCGCCGAGTTCGGGTGGCAGGGGCCGCCCACGTGGTCGACGCTGACGCGGTCCATCTCCGACGATCCGATCACGCCCGACTCCCCCGGCATGATCGTGCACCAGAAGGCGGCCGACGGAAACGCGAAGCTGGGCTCCGGCCTGGTCGCGCACTACCCGATCCCCGACGACATCGAGACCTGGCACTGGGCCATGCAGCTCAATCAGGCGAATGCGGTGGGTTTCGCGCTCGACTGGTTCCGCTCACTGGCCCCGCACAACGCCGGCGCGATCGTGTGGCAGCTCAACGACTGCTGGCCTGTGACTTCCTGGGCGGCGATCGACGGCGACGGACGAGAGAAGCCGCTGCTGTTCGCCATCAAGAACGCCTTCGACCCCCGCGTGGTGACGGTGCAGCCCTCGGGCGACGGCCTCGAAGCCGTGTTGCACAACGACACCGATGACACCTGGTCGGACAGCCTCTCGCTGCGACGGATCGGCTTCGACGGCACGGTGCATGCCTCGGTCGAGGTGGCGGTGTCG is a genomic window of Microbacterium maritypicum containing:
- a CDS encoding glycoside hydrolase family 2 protein, yielding MSVASTLPLIRRPLAEGWRVRPNGGPAQVADAWIPAVVPGVVHLDLLRAGLIPDPYLDDNESALAWIGLVDWTYEGSFALESEEQAADRHELVFDGLDTVATVTVNGRVIAEVANQHRSYRLDVTDLLTTGDNTVTVAFRSPVRYADAQSVALGARPRPYPSPFNALRKSACSFGWDWGIATYSSGIWREVRLESWSDARLSDVRVHATPDGTDGTVRVAVEIERASALPLDLTVQVAGTVQTVPIAASETSAEIEVRVSDVERWWPAGHGAQPLYDVEIALLDDGTALDSATRRVGFRDLRWDTTADASGTPFTLFVNDRPIYVKGVNWIPDDAFPSRVDRDRYRTRLEQAKAANLNLVRVWGGGIYESEDFYDLADELGLLVWQDFLFACAAYAEEDPLRAEIEAEARENVARLAHRASLALLTGNNENTWGYEDWGWKTLLDGKSWGAHYYYELFPAIIDELAPHVPYAPGSPFSPGAGWDGRQQTGPHPNDEAHGTMHLWEQWNRRDWPTYRDHRPRFVAEFGWQGPPTWSTLTRSISDDPITPDSPGMIVHQKAADGNAKLGSGLVAHYPIPDDIETWHWAMQLNQANAVGFALDWFRSLAPHNAGAIVWQLNDCWPVTSWAAIDGDGREKPLLFAIKNAFDPRVVTVQPSGDGLEAVLHNDTDDTWSDSLSLRRIGFDGTVHASVEVAVSIAPRESTRVAIPDAVATPGDASAELIVADVSGARGLWWFAEPRDSALAEPRLTAEVERVADGGHLVTVTAGALVRDLTLLVDRLSPDARVDRGLVTLLPGERAVFRIDGVAELDAATVLGPLVARSGNQLVGGR